One window of the Parasphingopyxis algicola genome contains the following:
- a CDS encoding class I SAM-dependent methyltransferase produces MSKCSPPPPSGFTVDVDLIGSRYAHTDAGPVLALTGRQLEARAAFVGKLAEGEYSMVWQACVVCAGTQFVIIAERDRYDLPVQTCICRECGLVQLNPRLRPNDYKDFYATLYRDLYVGRTLDLREFFRKQQRIGARIRRYLGDDVHWGPGTRILEVGTGAGGTLEYLCRDGAIGLGLDLDASYLEYGRQRWLNLRLETIDHLKLSFRPDLVIYRHVLEHLDNPIEELRKIAAICRRGTGMLYVEVPGVDSMSTAPTHVGGDLLKTLQNAHNFYFSRKSLANVLTMSGFGIRRIDDSVRSFSTKRQESISPQFKEDWRDIISRLRAIEASHLKVMSQSEN; encoded by the coding sequence ATGTCCAAATGCTCGCCGCCCCCTCCCAGCGGCTTCACGGTCGACGTGGATCTGATCGGATCGCGTTATGCTCATACCGACGCGGGTCCGGTGTTGGCCCTTACCGGACGGCAATTAGAGGCGCGAGCCGCCTTCGTCGGAAAATTGGCCGAGGGTGAGTATTCGATGGTCTGGCAAGCATGCGTCGTATGCGCCGGAACTCAGTTCGTGATCATCGCTGAACGTGACCGTTATGATCTCCCTGTACAAACGTGCATCTGCAGGGAATGCGGTCTTGTTCAGTTGAACCCCAGATTGCGGCCAAACGACTATAAAGACTTCTACGCGACGCTCTACCGCGATCTCTATGTGGGACGCACGCTCGACCTCCGCGAGTTTTTTAGAAAGCAACAGAGGATTGGCGCACGAATCCGAAGATATCTGGGAGACGATGTCCACTGGGGTCCGGGCACGCGCATTCTGGAGGTCGGAACCGGGGCCGGTGGTACACTGGAATATCTGTGCCGGGACGGTGCCATCGGCCTCGGTCTCGATCTAGACGCAAGCTATCTCGAGTATGGCCGGCAGCGTTGGCTGAATCTCAGACTCGAAACGATCGATCACTTAAAACTTTCCTTTCGGCCGGATCTGGTCATCTACCGCCATGTGCTCGAACATCTCGACAATCCCATAGAAGAGCTAAGGAAAATCGCTGCGATATGCCGACGCGGTACCGGCATGCTTTATGTCGAAGTACCCGGTGTCGATTCCATGTCCACGGCCCCCACGCATGTTGGCGGCGACTTACTAAAAACACTTCAGAACGCGCATAACTTCTATTTCAGCCGCAAATCGCTAGCGAACGTACTTACCATGAGCGGCTTTGGTATTCGACGCATCGATGACAGCGTTCGAAGCTTTTCAACCAAGCGCCAAGAGAGTATATCACCGCAGTTCAAAGAAGACTGGCGCGACATAATTTCACGTCTTCGTGCGATTGAGGCAAGTCATCTGAAGGTAATGTCTCAGTCCGAAAATTAG
- a CDS encoding methyltransferase domain-containing protein, whose protein sequence is MASPSPDRLGEYYDRQYGVALHESQDLEIPLRWDSRATSLIALGRLFSRFAPDDVFMDIGPGYGDALRLARHMLPEPRLACVEFNQDLVRFYRSVMPQISAHTSIKGALEEFGPGGVKYVYAAHSLEHFDIKDLKIELQNIRNLLHKNGAFIIEVPHVPEHAFNAARNHTPHLIFFSRKGLGKMLQGAGFRVRLCVEVIGKYGAGKNYAASMRQKAPEETEKALAQQLAAVNAGDWIGAPDNAKRGKILKCVVQKMGD, encoded by the coding sequence GTGGCGTCTCCGTCACCCGATAGGCTCGGGGAATATTACGATCGGCAATATGGCGTTGCTCTTCATGAGAGCCAAGACCTCGAAATTCCTTTGCGGTGGGATAGCCGCGCCACGTCCTTGATTGCGCTAGGCCGATTATTCTCGCGTTTCGCGCCCGACGACGTGTTCATGGACATCGGGCCCGGTTATGGGGACGCACTGAGATTGGCCCGTCACATGCTGCCAGAGCCTCGTCTCGCTTGTGTCGAATTCAATCAGGACCTTGTCAGATTCTATCGCTCGGTCATGCCTCAGATATCCGCTCACACTTCCATCAAAGGGGCTTTGGAAGAATTCGGTCCCGGCGGTGTCAAATATGTATACGCCGCTCATTCGCTGGAGCATTTCGATATCAAGGATCTCAAAATCGAATTGCAGAATATTCGAAATTTGCTTCACAAAAACGGTGCGTTCATTATCGAAGTGCCCCATGTTCCCGAACATGCATTCAACGCGGCACGCAATCATACGCCGCATTTGATATTTTTTAGCCGTAAAGGTCTTGGGAAAATGCTTCAGGGCGCGGGCTTCAGGGTCAGACTTTGTGTCGAGGTAATCGGCAAATATGGTGCTGGTAAGAACTACGCCGCTTCGATGCGGCAAAAGGCTCCCGAAGAAACCGAAAAGGCACTTGCTCAGCAATTGGCTGCCGTGAACGCCGGCGATTGGATCGGTGCTCCAGATAACGCCAAACGCGGCAAAATCCTCAAATGCGTAGTTCAGAAGATGGGCGATTAA
- a CDS encoding methyltransferase domain-containing protein has translation MGHANSDTIVDGIAESASSEPGPIPACPICGCDQGWRPAYRVIKESHEPIFGDRFIALCSECGFGNSQPNIPNHLLAQYYASDFAPRFRGKVAKGEWPILDERSVAQISLARLFCHFEAGDGFLDLGPGAGVSFFTASQLLPEPKMFGVEMNEEMIDNIGKRIPDVRFAPDIEGIARIKDAPIRLALTSHSLEHFNGDGVIDALRDVYTILEYGGTLFVEVPHWDLREFDKRRNDVPHLCFFSKDSLDRALRAAGFEIELIRTFGIPRGAPKTFESQRRKDCDPDLVKGDAGRALLLANSPDNMPRDGGKILRAIARKRGRKNG, from the coding sequence ATGGGACACGCGAACAGCGACACGATAGTCGATGGGATCGCCGAATCTGCGTCCAGTGAACCCGGGCCGATTCCGGCATGCCCGATCTGCGGATGCGATCAAGGGTGGCGCCCTGCCTACAGGGTCATAAAAGAGAGCCACGAGCCGATTTTTGGTGATCGCTTCATCGCATTGTGCAGCGAATGCGGGTTCGGCAATTCACAGCCGAACATCCCCAACCACCTTCTTGCACAATATTACGCCAGTGACTTTGCGCCGCGGTTTCGCGGAAAAGTCGCAAAAGGCGAATGGCCTATTCTCGATGAACGGTCAGTCGCGCAGATTTCGCTGGCCCGACTGTTTTGTCATTTCGAGGCCGGAGATGGCTTTCTCGATCTCGGCCCCGGCGCTGGCGTGTCTTTCTTCACCGCCAGTCAACTGCTTCCCGAACCCAAGATGTTCGGTGTCGAAATGAACGAGGAAATGATCGACAACATCGGAAAACGTATTCCCGATGTCCGATTTGCTCCAGACATTGAAGGGATTGCCAGGATCAAAGACGCGCCAATCCGGTTGGCGCTGACGTCGCATTCTCTCGAGCACTTCAACGGCGATGGGGTGATCGATGCCTTGAGGGATGTATACACAATACTCGAATACGGCGGGACATTGTTCGTCGAAGTACCCCATTGGGACCTTCGCGAATTCGACAAGCGCCGCAACGACGTGCCCCATCTTTGCTTTTTCAGCAAAGATTCTCTGGATCGCGCATTGCGGGCGGCTGGCTTCGAAATAGAGCTGATCCGGACCTTTGGCATACCGCGAGGCGCGCCTAAGACGTTCGAATCCCAAAGGCGAAAGGATTGCGATCCCGATCTCGTGAAAGGCGATGCCGGCCGGGCGCTACTGTTGGCCAACAGCCCCGATAACATGCCGCGCGACGGGGGCAAAATATTACGCGCGATAGCGCGCAAACGCGGCAGGAAAAATGGCTAG
- a CDS encoding phytanoyl-CoA dioxygenase family protein — translation MALADCSLLETDFDRHVYELFKKGFFVVENYWDASRCERIRNEMDDFITARPENVWTGSDQRIFGFEEVSADAQEFKVDPTLERIGHMLTGIEQKCLFVMANRLKATEGELRRSGGNWHRDRLRPQFKAMVYLSDVKLTNGPFSIFEGSDRLWPYAKISRETDFNFESQRWSQNEFHPFLAAAKKFHHVFEARSGTLIVFNSSLIHSGIPIEDGSRYAMTNYYYGKSEIDIPRLQKKYIWSVEKLKMPEYQES, via the coding sequence ATGGCACTCGCGGATTGCTCCCTTCTGGAAACTGACTTCGATCGACACGTTTACGAGCTTTTCAAGAAAGGTTTCTTCGTCGTCGAAAATTATTGGGACGCGTCGCGCTGCGAACGCATCCGGAATGAAATGGACGATTTCATAACGGCGCGGCCCGAAAATGTCTGGACCGGTTCGGATCAGCGCATATTCGGCTTCGAAGAAGTCAGTGCCGACGCGCAGGAGTTCAAGGTTGATCCAACCCTTGAACGTATTGGGCATATGCTGACCGGCATCGAACAGAAGTGCCTGTTCGTCATGGCGAACCGGCTTAAGGCAACAGAAGGCGAGCTAAGGCGATCGGGCGGAAACTGGCACAGGGATCGCCTCAGGCCTCAATTCAAGGCTATGGTTTACCTTTCCGACGTGAAACTAACCAACGGCCCGTTTTCGATATTCGAGGGATCGGACCGGCTTTGGCCCTACGCAAAAATATCGCGGGAAACGGATTTCAATTTTGAGAGCCAGCGCTGGTCTCAAAACGAATTTCACCCTTTTCTTGCTGCTGCCAAAAAGTTCCATCATGTATTTGAAGCAAGATCGGGAACTTTAATAGTATTCAATAGCTCATTGATACATTCAGGGATACCAATAGAAGATGGGTCGCGATATGCAATGACCAATTATTATTACGGCAAGTCTGAAATAGATATACCCCGACTGCAAAAGAAGTATATTTGGAGCGTTGAGAAATTAAAAATGCCCGAATATCAAGAAAGTTAA
- a CDS encoding FkbM family methyltransferase, whose protein sequence is MPDLDTRLDIHLPGILVGLETTGAYFIYPRGLPSKPLVYSGGLGNQIDFEARMIRDYKARIVGFDPTDTCARFLRRYRPDRFEFFHAGLSDKDGEQEFSLNKKPSAYYTSVSLGSTDKGEASAEQTLKFATVRIPSVMRQLGHDKIDLLKIDIEGAEYGVIDDLLACDILPNQLALEWHFTYIGEGDRSKGIEITNEYMERLRDRGYLLCFVGHKASEMTFVHKDSLDS, encoded by the coding sequence GTGCCTGATCTCGATACTCGTCTCGATATACACCTGCCGGGCATACTCGTCGGCCTGGAAACTACCGGTGCGTATTTCATATATCCTCGGGGGCTTCCTTCCAAACCACTGGTTTACTCAGGCGGCTTGGGAAATCAGATAGATTTCGAAGCCAGGATGATCCGCGACTACAAGGCACGTATCGTGGGCTTCGATCCGACAGACACCTGCGCGCGATTTTTGCGGCGATATAGACCGGACCGCTTCGAATTCTTCCACGCCGGACTTTCCGACAAGGACGGTGAACAGGAATTCTCCCTCAACAAGAAGCCATCGGCTTATTACACCTCGGTGTCTTTGGGCTCTACGGACAAAGGCGAGGCGAGCGCGGAACAGACCCTAAAATTCGCCACAGTGAGAATCCCCTCCGTCATGCGCCAGTTGGGGCATGACAAGATCGATCTTTTGAAAATCGATATCGAGGGTGCGGAATATGGTGTCATCGACGACCTGTTAGCGTGCGATATCTTGCCCAACCAGCTGGCATTGGAATGGCATTTCACTTATATTGGCGAAGGTGACCGGTCCAAGGGCATCGAGATTACCAACGAATATATGGAGCGCCTTCGGGATCGCGGATACCTACTCTGCTTCGTTGGTCACAAGGCATCGGAAATGACCTTCGTGCACAAGGATAGCCTGGACAGCTGA
- a CDS encoding class I SAM-dependent methyltransferase yields the protein MKDNPVLKTIAGVWENYTDEEYRRDQSHWRGYGRWKDDEKWQRIGQTSLEKLNTLMTHIGAQPGIWTKPRTFLEWGPGGGANLFAHMRYAHRYYGVDISQKNLSECSRLAKAEHFDGFREALLDGDPMSIVDKIDEPVDTFLSSAVFQHFPSKDYGAEVLQAIHAVTAPRAIGHIQIRYDDGKEKYRPIESLEDYEERHITATSFPIHEFHDLCEDVGFKVLYMSSIVTRTNYLTFNLIKKTASK from the coding sequence GTGAAAGATAACCCGGTCCTCAAGACTATCGCCGGCGTCTGGGAGAATTACACCGACGAAGAATACCGGCGAGACCAGTCGCACTGGCGCGGCTACGGGCGATGGAAAGACGATGAAAAGTGGCAACGTATCGGACAAACCAGCCTCGAAAAGCTCAATACACTGATGACCCATATCGGTGCCCAGCCGGGAATTTGGACAAAACCGAGAACGTTTCTAGAGTGGGGCCCTGGCGGCGGAGCGAATCTTTTCGCCCATATGCGCTACGCGCATCGTTATTATGGCGTCGATATTTCGCAAAAGAATCTTTCGGAATGCAGCCGCCTCGCAAAGGCTGAACACTTCGACGGCTTCCGAGAAGCGCTCCTCGATGGAGATCCGATGTCAATCGTGGATAAAATCGACGAGCCCGTCGACACCTTCCTTTCGAGCGCGGTTTTCCAGCACTTCCCGTCAAAGGACTATGGAGCGGAGGTGTTACAGGCGATCCATGCCGTCACGGCGCCGCGCGCGATAGGCCATATCCAGATACGATATGACGACGGGAAGGAAAAATACAGGCCGATCGAATCGCTTGAGGACTATGAAGAACGGCATATCACGGCCACATCATTCCCGATTCACGAATTTCACGATCTTTGCGAAGACGTTGGATTCAAGGTCCTTTACATGTCTAGTATTGTAACTCGAACGAATTACCTGACCTTCAATCTAATAAAAAAGACTGCGTCGAAATAA
- a CDS encoding glycosyltransferase yields MKRCVMTVVSDPFVFGAIVMIKSFLNHNPYFDDPIVILWNRENAPLSEHMKAMMNNEIENLEFREVENEHYGNVFRFAEEVAKTPKRLRAAFYILEALRSPYDYVVTLDSDMLVMGDLSVLFERTEPFSVVRAFDAKRGRYLPYFNTGTMVIRRDVAGVVEFEHLADALDVSEIDKSQGRADQAVLNIALRDTPKYWLGERYNYSKRLVESAGQPAWSYLQKKDVRILHFLGEKPWNVKVKESERNYIGLEEIWWQHAFRFLARSTLRKLVRAYIRQTSVLQTATTKRLSKNKLSRKDESAIEASFIEKVF; encoded by the coding sequence ATGAAACGCTGCGTGATGACCGTGGTGAGCGACCCATTTGTCTTCGGCGCCATCGTTATGATCAAGAGCTTCTTGAATCATAACCCGTATTTTGACGACCCGATTGTCATATTATGGAACCGGGAAAACGCGCCGCTCAGCGAGCACATGAAAGCCATGATGAATAACGAGATCGAGAATCTCGAATTCCGCGAAGTAGAAAACGAGCACTATGGAAATGTATTCCGTTTTGCGGAAGAGGTCGCAAAAACGCCTAAACGGCTAAGGGCCGCCTTCTACATATTAGAAGCGCTGAGATCGCCATATGATTATGTCGTAACGCTTGATAGCGACATGCTTGTGATGGGGGACCTCAGCGTTTTGTTCGAAAGAACAGAGCCCTTTTCAGTCGTACGCGCCTTTGACGCCAAACGCGGTCGTTATTTGCCCTATTTCAACACTGGCACGATGGTCATCCGCCGCGACGTGGCCGGTGTCGTCGAGTTCGAACACCTCGCAGACGCTCTCGACGTTTCTGAAATCGACAAGAGCCAAGGCCGGGCAGATCAGGCGGTATTGAATATCGCCCTGCGCGACACTCCCAAATACTGGCTCGGCGAACGCTACAATTACAGCAAGAGGCTGGTCGAGAGCGCTGGGCAGCCGGCTTGGAGCTATTTGCAGAAAAAGGATGTTCGCATACTTCACTTTCTTGGCGAAAAACCATGGAATGTTAAAGTCAAAGAAAGTGAACGAAACTATATCGGTTTGGAAGAAATCTGGTGGCAGCATGCCTTCCGGTTTCTCGCGCGTAGCACTTTGCGAAAACTGGTGCGTGCATATATCAGGCAAACTTCTGTTCTCCAAACCGCGACGACCAAACGGCTCTCGAAGAATAAACTTTCGAGGAAGGACGAATCCGCAATCGAAGCGTCCTTTATCGAGAAGGTTTTTTAG
- a CDS encoding N-acetylneuraminate synthase family protein produces the protein MVQIIAEIGCNHKGDVEIAKELISVAARVCKANVAKFQKRNNIELLSADQYEAPHPVPANSYGDTYGAHREALEFTPDQHQELLDHCRSERIEYSTSVWDLTSAKQMAALNPRLLKIPSATNLHWSLQEWLCRNYDGEIHVSTGMTTRAEISEIVDFYEKFDRAKDLVLYSCTSGYPVAFEDICLREIETLREHYGDRVKAIGFSGHHLGIAADVAALALGVEYVERHFTLDRTWKGTDHAASLEPDGLRRLVRDLNHVEQALTFKREDILPVEQVQRDKLKWQDSTSEAA, from the coding sequence ATGGTTCAAATTATTGCCGAAATCGGCTGCAATCATAAGGGCGATGTCGAGATCGCAAAGGAACTGATCTCGGTCGCCGCGCGCGTCTGCAAAGCGAATGTCGCGAAGTTTCAGAAGCGCAACAATATAGAGCTGCTATCGGCGGATCAATATGAGGCGCCGCATCCGGTGCCGGCAAACTCTTATGGCGATACTTACGGCGCGCATCGGGAAGCGCTGGAGTTTACGCCCGACCAGCACCAGGAGTTGCTCGATCATTGTCGTTCGGAACGAATCGAATATTCGACTTCCGTTTGGGATCTCACCTCGGCGAAACAGATGGCAGCGCTCAATCCCCGGCTGTTGAAAATTCCGTCGGCGACGAACCTGCACTGGTCATTGCAGGAATGGCTATGCCGCAACTACGACGGCGAAATCCACGTTTCGACCGGAATGACCACGCGCGCAGAAATCTCGGAAATCGTGGATTTCTACGAGAAGTTCGATCGCGCCAAGGACTTGGTTCTCTACTCGTGCACGTCCGGTTATCCGGTTGCCTTCGAAGATATCTGTTTGCGGGAAATCGAAACCCTGCGGGAACATTATGGCGACCGCGTCAAGGCGATCGGATTTTCGGGCCATCATCTCGGTATTGCTGCCGATGTCGCGGCGCTTGCACTCGGTGTTGAATATGTCGAGCGGCACTTCACGCTTGATCGCACATGGAAGGGCACCGACCATGCGGCCAGCCTCGAACCCGATGGGCTGCGGCGCCTTGTTCGTGATCTTAACCATGTCGAACAAGCGCTAACCTTCAAGCGCGAGGATATCCTGCCGGTTGAACAGGTTCAGCGCGACAAGCTCAAATGGCAGGACAGCACGAGCGAAGCTGCCTGA
- a CDS encoding acylneuraminate cytidylyltransferase, whose product MAGQHERSCLTMGATVAVIPARGGSKGIPGKNLAKVGGVPLVGRAVAAARAAARIDHVFVSSDDAAILACARKHGAGAIERPAEIAGDTASSESALLDALDRPEIQALDPERVVMIQCTSPFTRAEELDALVAALDREGVDCALTVAEDHGFLWIRDESETGVGVNHDHRAPRQRRQDLSPQYRETGAAYAMDVAAFRAAGTRFCGDPALVETAAAAPEIDTRRDLEVVRAIAAQIGAHPQKNLAKNIAALVTDFDGVHTDDRVIVDQAGHEAVRCSRSDGMGVERLREAGMPILILSKETNSVVARRAQKLRVPVLHGENDKLGTLRQWAKKQALTLDQICFVGNDVNDVACMQAVGLSVAPSDARPEAHRAADLVLRATGGNGAVREICEYLLLSFPAGKKSGEAR is encoded by the coding sequence ATGGCAGGACAGCACGAGCGAAGCTGCCTGACCATGGGGGCTACGGTCGCGGTCATTCCAGCGCGCGGCGGCTCGAAGGGTATTCCCGGGAAAAATCTGGCCAAGGTTGGTGGGGTGCCTCTCGTGGGACGCGCAGTAGCGGCTGCGCGTGCTGCTGCGCGGATCGATCATGTATTCGTTTCGAGCGACGACGCGGCAATCCTCGCCTGCGCGCGCAAGCATGGTGCAGGTGCAATCGAAAGGCCGGCGGAAATCGCCGGCGATACCGCTTCATCCGAATCCGCGCTCCTCGATGCGCTCGATCGACCGGAGATCCAAGCGCTCGATCCGGAGCGTGTCGTCATGATCCAGTGTACGTCGCCATTTACACGTGCCGAGGAGCTTGATGCACTCGTAGCCGCACTGGATAGAGAGGGCGTAGATTGCGCACTGACCGTTGCCGAAGACCACGGCTTTCTCTGGATACGAGACGAGAGCGAGACGGGTGTCGGAGTCAATCACGATCACCGCGCACCCCGGCAGCGCCGCCAAGATCTGTCGCCGCAATATCGGGAAACAGGCGCCGCCTATGCGATGGACGTTGCGGCTTTTCGTGCCGCGGGCACCCGCTTTTGCGGCGATCCGGCGTTGGTCGAGACGGCCGCGGCCGCGCCCGAGATCGATACGCGTCGCGATCTTGAGGTTGTTCGCGCGATCGCCGCACAAATTGGCGCGCATCCGCAGAAAAACCTTGCGAAGAATATCGCGGCACTCGTGACCGATTTTGACGGTGTCCATACCGACGATCGAGTGATTGTCGATCAAGCTGGGCACGAGGCTGTCCGATGCTCGCGCAGCGACGGCATGGGCGTCGAGCGGCTTCGCGAGGCGGGTATGCCGATCCTCATCCTTTCGAAGGAAACGAACAGCGTTGTAGCGCGCCGCGCACAGAAGCTCAGGGTTCCTGTGCTCCACGGCGAGAATGACAAGCTGGGAACGCTACGGCAATGGGCAAAAAAGCAGGCGTTGACACTCGATCAAATCTGTTTTGTCGGCAATGATGTGAACGATGTTGCCTGTATGCAGGCCGTCGGGCTTTCAGTCGCTCCGTCAGATGCGCGTCCGGAGGCGCATAGGGCTGCGGACCTCGTATTGAGGGCGACCGGCGGCAATGGAGCGGTGCGCGAGATATGCGAATACCTGCTCTTATCCTTTCCGGCTGGCAAAAAGTCTGGTGAGGCCCGATGA
- a CDS encoding class I SAM-dependent methyltransferase gives MTGNIEREKCEHRAAALRRHRNFADDLRNEPLAFWDLRKIETIECVCCDAQPSHVSAYPFASSERFARQIIVWCENCGFGMVPQTSFPLEDYYREEYALQNRGDRHADPELYFAKMDSEHPPKNLARYIARARYQIKNIRRFIPRIGAMLDVGAGPGYALRASGADKKFALEHDEYSRKFLHHIGATLVEWETASRHRYDVILLSHSLEHFEYSDVVKRLRMLVSSLNPGGLLYVEVPPGGLGWKHYSYKHEPHTLFFTPEALRRLATKLGGEVLKCEPTIRNYNLVSDLESPIYHGAKARRLNDPRGRLTLILRNQG, from the coding sequence ATGACCGGAAACATTGAACGAGAGAAGTGCGAGCATCGTGCTGCTGCACTCAGGCGGCACCGGAATTTTGCCGATGACCTGCGCAACGAGCCCTTGGCTTTTTGGGACTTGCGGAAAATCGAAACAATCGAGTGTGTATGTTGTGATGCCCAACCTTCGCATGTTTCCGCTTATCCCTTCGCATCTAGCGAACGTTTCGCGCGGCAGATCATTGTCTGGTGTGAAAATTGCGGTTTTGGCATGGTGCCGCAAACCTCGTTTCCGCTCGAAGACTATTATCGCGAGGAGTATGCTCTACAAAATCGGGGCGACCGCCACGCGGATCCGGAACTCTATTTCGCGAAGATGGACTCCGAACATCCGCCGAAGAATCTGGCGCGTTACATTGCGAGGGCTCGCTACCAGATCAAAAACATCCGACGCTTTATACCGCGCATCGGAGCGATGCTCGATGTCGGTGCGGGACCCGGTTACGCTCTTCGAGCATCCGGTGCGGATAAGAAATTCGCACTCGAGCATGACGAATATTCGAGAAAGTTTCTCCACCATATCGGCGCGACCTTGGTCGAATGGGAGACGGCGTCGCGCCATCGCTATGATGTGATTCTTCTCTCGCATAGTCTCGAGCATTTCGAGTATTCGGATGTCGTCAAACGGCTCCGGATGCTCGTGAGTTCGTTGAATCCCGGCGGATTGCTTTATGTCGAGGTCCCGCCGGGCGGGTTGGGCTGGAAGCATTACAGCTACAAGCATGAACCACATACGCTGTTCTTCACTCCCGAGGCGCTACGCCGGCTGGCGACGAAACTGGGCGGCGAGGTATTAAAATGTGAGCCGACGATCAGGAATTACAACTTGGTCAGCGATCTCGAGTCGCCGATTTATCACGGCGCGAAGGCTCGCCGGTTGAACGACCCCCGTGGTCGGTTGACGCTGATATTGAGAAACCAAGGATAG